A part of Tachysurus vachellii isolate PV-2020 chromosome 4, HZAU_Pvac_v1, whole genome shotgun sequence genomic DNA contains:
- the im:7152348 gene encoding E3 ubiquitin-protein ligase RNF183 isoform X1 yields MGLSEDHECGVCYERYSRSKHVPRVLFCNHTFCGPCLETMATQRSGMLSVRCPLCRQVSCVRRGLSLEEALWVNSRLWDHIQEAQELEVKEEDLEKECKEEKRKSDVAEAVSPVQPQCRLRPSPQHDRLRLRLPGFLRRMIVPRQSQERIVPGCNVRMKSWRRLSGEEMP; encoded by the exons ATGGGGCTGAGTGAAGATCATGAGTGTGGTGTGTGCTATGAGCGCTATTCCCGTAGCAAGCATGTTCCCAGAGTGCTCTTCTGCAACCACACATTTTGTGGCCCTTGCCTGGAGACCATGGCCACACAGCGGAGTGGCATGCTGAGTGTCAGATGTCCGCTGTGTCGCCAAGTTTCTTGCGTGCGCCGTGGTCTCTCTCTGGAGGAAGCCCTGTGGGTCAACAGCCGACTGTGGGACCACATACAAGAAGCTCAAGAGCTGGAAGTAAAGGAGGAGGATTTGGAAAAAGAATgtaaggaagagaagagaaagagtgatGTCGCAGAGGCAGTATCTCCAGTGCAGCCTCAGTG CAGGTTGAGGCCATCGCCCCAGCATGACCGACTCAGACTACGTCTCCCAGGGTTCCTGAGAAGAATGATTGTCCCCAGGCAGTCGCAGGAAAGAATAGTACCTGGGTGTAATGT GCGAATGAAATCATGGCGACGGCTGTCAGGAGAGGAAATGCCCTGA
- the im:7152348 gene encoding E3 ubiquitin-protein ligase RNF183 isoform X2, protein MGLSEDHECGVCYERYSRSKHVPRVLFCNHTFCGPCLETMATQRSGMLSVRCPLCRQVSCVRRGLSLEEALWVNSRLWDHIQEAQELEVKEEDLEKECKEEKRKSDVAEAVSPVQPQWLRPSPQHDRLRLRLPGFLRRMIVPRQSQERIVPGCNVRMKSWRRLSGEEMP, encoded by the exons ATGGGGCTGAGTGAAGATCATGAGTGTGGTGTGTGCTATGAGCGCTATTCCCGTAGCAAGCATGTTCCCAGAGTGCTCTTCTGCAACCACACATTTTGTGGCCCTTGCCTGGAGACCATGGCCACACAGCGGAGTGGCATGCTGAGTGTCAGATGTCCGCTGTGTCGCCAAGTTTCTTGCGTGCGCCGTGGTCTCTCTCTGGAGGAAGCCCTGTGGGTCAACAGCCGACTGTGGGACCACATACAAGAAGCTCAAGAGCTGGAAGTAAAGGAGGAGGATTTGGAAAAAGAATgtaaggaagagaagagaaagagtgatGTCGCAGAGGCAGTATCTCCAGTGCAGCCTCAGTG GTTGAGGCCATCGCCCCAGCATGACCGACTCAGACTACGTCTCCCAGGGTTCCTGAGAAGAATGATTGTCCCCAGGCAGTCGCAGGAAAGAATAGTACCTGGGTGTAATGT GCGAATGAAATCATGGCGACGGCTGTCAGGAGAGGAAATGCCCTGA